From Deinococcus cellulosilyticus NBRC 106333 = KACC 11606, a single genomic window includes:
- the aroQ gene encoding type II 3-dehydroquinate dehydratase, which yields MILVLNGPNLNLLGTREPTVYGATTLSDLEGMCESWGAELGTNVTCRQSNYEGQLLEWIHEAESHGFTGIVINPGALTHYSYALRDAIAGQKLPVVEVHISNVDAREEFRHKSVTAAVCKGKISGLGVFGYRLAMDYLMEITRA from the coding sequence ATGATTCTCGTTTTGAACGGACCGAATTTGAACCTGCTGGGCACCCGTGAACCCACCGTGTATGGAGCCACCACCCTGAGTGACCTCGAAGGCATGTGTGAAAGTTGGGGAGCGGAACTGGGCACCAACGTCACCTGCCGCCAGAGCAATTATGAGGGCCAGTTGCTGGAGTGGATTCATGAGGCAGAAAGCCATGGTTTCACGGGCATTGTCATCAATCCCGGTGCCCTCACCCACTATTCTTACGCTCTGCGGGATGCCATTGCTGGACAGAAACTCCCGGTGGTGGAGGTGCACATCTCCAATGTGGATGCCCGCGAGGAATTCCGCCACAAATCTGTGACAGCTGCAGTCTGCAAGGGAAAGATCAGCGGTCTGGGGGTGTTTGGTTACAGGCTGGCCATGGATTACCTGATGGAGA
- the aroB gene encoding 3-dehydroquinate synthase codes for MHKIHVQVSDPYTVSVGFDLLETLEFPRNTALIYDSNIPQATLDRLKEKVSLLIPLPAGEACKNFTVLADVLSKLAAANFTRDSVIVALGGGATSDLAGYAAASYLRGVKFINLPTTLLGMVDASVGGKTGINLPEGKNLVGAFWQPQSVHADLATLESLSPQVFKEGMAEMFKHNLLDPTATVSKFYELEDVRSEVFARELALSIGVKAHIVSIDPTEKHERAFLNFGHTLAHALEAVSKHQISHGEAVAYGMHYAAHLSRNMGGQDLTAKTLEFLRWMNPVPPPSRDFETLHGFMSRDKKADSEGIRFTLLKDHGEPYLARVPLTVQQESFRQFLQDV; via the coding sequence ATGCACAAGATTCACGTTCAGGTCAGTGATCCTTACACCGTCTCTGTGGGCTTTGATTTGCTGGAAACCCTGGAGTTTCCCCGCAACACCGCATTGATTTATGACAGCAACATCCCACAGGCCACGCTGGACCGATTGAAGGAAAAAGTCAGCCTGCTGATTCCCCTCCCTGCGGGTGAGGCCTGCAAGAACTTCACCGTTCTGGCAGACGTCCTTTCAAAGCTGGCTGCGGCCAACTTCACCCGGGATTCGGTGATTGTGGCTCTCGGGGGAGGAGCCACCAGCGACCTTGCAGGTTACGCTGCAGCCAGTTACCTGCGTGGAGTGAAGTTCATCAATCTGCCCACCACCCTGCTCGGCATGGTGGATGCCAGTGTGGGCGGAAAAACGGGCATCAACCTGCCTGAGGGCAAAAACCTGGTTGGAGCATTCTGGCAGCCCCAGAGCGTGCATGCAGATCTGGCCACCCTGGAAAGCCTGTCCCCACAGGTCTTCAAAGAGGGCATGGCGGAGATGTTCAAGCACAACCTGCTGGACCCCACCGCCACTGTCAGCAAGTTCTACGAGCTGGAAGATGTGCGCAGTGAGGTTTTTGCCCGTGAACTGGCCCTGAGCATCGGGGTCAAAGCCCACATCGTCTCCATTGACCCCACCGAGAAACACGAGCGGGCTTTCCTGAACTTTGGGCACACCCTTGCCCATGCCCTTGAAGCCGTCTCCAAACACCAGATTTCGCATGGTGAGGCTGTGGCTTACGGGATGCACTATGCGGCCCACCTCTCCAGAAACATGGGGGGGCAGGACCTGACTGCAAAAACCCTGGAGTTCCTGCGCTGGATGAACCCTGTTCCTCCGCCCAGCCGTGACTTTGAAACCTTGCATGGCTTCATGTCCCGGGACAAGAAAGCCGATTCTGAAGGCATCCGCTTCACCCTCCTCAAGGACCATGGTGAGCCTTATCTGGCCCGTGTCCCTTTGACAGTGCAGCAAGAAAGCTTCAGGCAATTCCTGCAGGATGTCTGA
- a CDS encoding shikimate kinase translates to MDELMFSHAKIERPVRWLALAGFMGTGKSRVGWELSRRLLLNFVDTDKVIERISSMKISEIFEYYGEETFRAYEREVLKRTTHLDLAVVSLGGGAFVNPENRAVLKARGPVVVLHASPETIYQRTRKSDRPLLKVDDPVGRIKSLLAERAPAYAEGDIHIHTDNQPSEQVVLEIVEKLWEYRHAQDSRSGQ, encoded by the coding sequence ATGGACGAATTGATGTTCAGTCACGCCAAAATAGAACGTCCGGTGCGCTGGCTGGCCCTGGCAGGATTCATGGGGACCGGCAAGAGTCGGGTGGGATGGGAACTGTCCCGCCGTCTGCTTTTGAACTTTGTGGACACCGACAAAGTGATCGAGCGCATCAGCAGCATGAAGATCAGCGAGATCTTCGAGTATTACGGTGAGGAGACCTTCCGGGCCTATGAACGGGAGGTCCTGAAGCGCACCACACACCTGGACCTTGCAGTGGTTTCGCTGGGTGGAGGGGCCTTTGTGAACCCTGAAAACCGGGCTGTCCTGAAAGCACGTGGGCCTGTGGTGGTGCTGCATGCCAGTCCAGAAACCATCTACCAGCGGACCCGCAAGAGTGACCGTCCGCTTCTCAAGGTGGATGATCCAGTGGGCCGCATCAAGTCCCTGCTGGCGGAGCGTGCTCCTGCATATGCGGAAGGCGACATTCACATTCACACCGACAACCAGCCCAGTGAGCAGGTGGTGCTGGAGATCGTTGAAAAGCTCTGGGAGTACCGTCATGCACAAGATTCACGTTCAGGTCAGTGA
- the aroC gene encoding chorismate synthase, translating to MKFLTAGESHGPQLTTIIEGLPSQIPLTADDINPWLAKRQGGYGRGRRMQIETDQVQFMSGVRAGRTTGAPLTMVVENKDHRNWTEIMSPEPGNEPRKKALTRARPGHADLAGGIKYRHKDLRDVLERASARETTMRVAVGAVALKMLSELDITGVNYVSSLCDIDCNVPFSWDLLDAIEGSLVRCPDPEASQKMVERIDQAKKDGDTLGGILEVRFRNLPIGLGSHVHWDRKLDGRIAQAVMSVQAVKGVEVGYGFRGTRMPGSQVHDAIYREDGKGYYRLTNGAGGLEGGMTDGEDLVVRIALKPIATLMSPLPSIDVVTRQPADAALERSDTTAVPAAGVIMQCVIGLVLAEAILEKFGGDTLPEIQERVAEYRQFVTEY from the coding sequence ATGAAGTTCTTAACCGCAGGCGAATCTCACGGTCCACAGCTGACCACCATCATTGAAGGGTTGCCTTCACAGATTCCTTTGACCGCTGATGACATCAACCCCTGGCTGGCCAAACGGCAGGGTGGCTATGGCCGTGGACGCCGCATGCAGATTGAAACCGATCAGGTGCAGTTCATGTCGGGTGTGCGGGCAGGTCGCACCACCGGAGCACCCCTGACCATGGTGGTGGAGAACAAGGACCACCGCAACTGGACCGAGATCATGAGCCCGGAACCGGGGAATGAACCCCGCAAGAAAGCCCTGACCCGTGCACGACCCGGGCATGCAGACCTTGCTGGAGGCATCAAATACCGCCACAAGGACCTGCGGGACGTGCTGGAGCGGGCCAGTGCCCGTGAAACCACCATGCGGGTGGCTGTGGGCGCAGTTGCCCTGAAGATGCTGTCTGAACTGGACATCACCGGGGTGAATTACGTCTCCAGCCTGTGCGACATCGATTGCAATGTGCCTTTCAGCTGGGATCTGCTGGATGCCATTGAGGGATCACTGGTGCGTTGCCCTGATCCTGAAGCTTCCCAGAAGATGGTGGAGCGCATTGACCAGGCCAAAAAAGATGGAGACACCCTGGGGGGCATTCTGGAGGTGCGCTTCCGCAACCTGCCCATTGGCCTGGGTTCGCATGTGCACTGGGACCGCAAGCTGGATGGCCGCATTGCGCAGGCCGTCATGAGTGTTCAGGCGGTCAAAGGGGTCGAAGTGGGGTATGGCTTCCGGGGCACCCGCATGCCGGGTTCACAGGTGCATGACGCCATCTACCGTGAGGATGGCAAGGGGTATTACCGCCTGACCAACGGCGCAGGAGGTCTTGAGGGAGGCATGACCGATGGTGAAGACCTCGTGGTGCGCATCGCCCTGAAACCCATCGCCACCCTGATGTCTCCCCTGCCCTCCATTGATGTGGTGACCAGACAGCCTGCAGATGCTGCACTGGAGCGTTCCGACACCACTGCCGTGCCTGCAGCAGGGGTGATCATGCAGTGCGTGATCGGTCTTGTCCTGGCAGAGGCCATTCTGGAAAAGTTCGGTGGGGACACCCTGCCTGAAATTCAGGAACGGGTTGCCGAATACCGACAGTTTGTCACCGAATACTGA